The following proteins are encoded in a genomic region of Ptychodera flava strain L36383 chromosome 23 unlocalized genomic scaffold, AS_Pfla_20210202 Scaffold_24__1_contigs__length_23054250_pilon, whole genome shotgun sequence:
- the LOC139125115 gene encoding uncharacterized protein yields MRPLEFKRCVWPSILHNKMAETNDVVLACLLFFYLLHMRSRRSRRRLNDLNADQMQSLTDLALEFDAFRTAERGNMHLLWIVLGHINASVRPIHRTVWTRERSDYWWRTIVMRSWNSRDWIENFRMTKDTFMYICTRLRRRIQRVDTRMRRAVSVELRVGITLWRLSTNCDYRTIGHLFGIARSTACEIVHETCQQIIAVFLKSVIRFPTGNELERVVDGFQQRWGFPQVAGAIDATHIPILAPENYPNDYFNRKSFHSVLVQAVVDDKYCFTDVCVGWPGSVHDARVYSNSRLYQLLSENRLLPNRTRQISGVDIPIMLIGDPAYPLQKHLMKAYSDTGRLTEEEVYYNRRLSRARMVVENAFGRLKGRWRSLMKRNDCQLEGIPTIVTTCCILHNLCEREGNPFYEQWLDNNNVFDVPNVPVDDRDEGFPAQVRRALVQYCQDNRL; encoded by the exons atgcgccctctcgagttcaaaaggtgtgtatggccaagcatactgcataacaagatggctgaaacgaacgacgtcgtactggctTGTCTTCTGTTTTTTTACCTGCTGCATATGCGGTCCAGACGGAGTCGTCGCCGCCTTAATGATCTGAATGCAGACCAAATGCAATCGTTAACCGATTTAGCCCTTGAGTTTGATGCGTTCAGAACTGCCGAGCGCGGGAACATGCATTTGCTATGGATTGTACTCGGTCACATAAATGCCAGTGTGAGGCCAATACACAGAACCGTGTGGACTAGGGAACGCTCCGATTATTGGTGGCGTACAATCGTCATGCGGTCATGGAACAGTAGAGACTGGATAGAAAACTTCAG GATGACAAAGGATACatttatgtacatatgtacacgtTTGAGAAGGAGAATACAACGAGTGGATACCAGAATGAGAAGGGCTGTTTCTGTAGAGTTACGTGTGGGAATAACCCTGTGGCGGCTTTCCACCAACTGTGATTATCGGACAATTGGCCATCTCTTTGGTATAGCAAGATCAACCGCCTGTGAAATTGTCCATGAGACGTGTCAACAAATAATTGCTGTATTTCTGAAATCTGTCATCAGGTTTCCAACTGGTAATGAGCTTGAG AGAGTGGTTGATGGATTTCAACAACGTTGGGGTTTCCCACAAGTCGCAGGAGCCATTGATGCAACACACATTCCCATTCTTGCACCAGAAAACTACCCCAATGACTACTTTAACCGGAAAAGCTTTCATTCTGTGCTCGTGCAGGCTGTTGTTGATGACAAGTACTGTTTCACAGATGTGTGTGTTGGCTGGCCTGGTAGCGTTCACGATGCTAGGGTTTATTCAAATTCGAGGCTCTATCAACTATTATCAGAAAACAGACTGCTGCCAAACAGAACTAGACAGATCAGTGGAGTTGACATCCCTATCATGTTGATAGGAGATCCTGCGTATCCCCTACAAAAGCATTTAATGAAGGCATATTCTGATACAGGAAGACTAACTGAAGAAGAAGTTTACTATAATAGACGACTAAGTAGGGCAAGGATGGTAGTAGAGAATGCCTTTGGTCGTCTCAAAGGCCGCTGGCGTTCATTGATGAAACGGAACGACTGTCAACTGGAGGGAATCCCGACAATTGTAACAACTTGTTGTATTTTGCACAATTTGTGTGAGAGGGAAGGGAATCCCTTTTATGAACAGTGGCTAGATAACAATAATGTGTTTGATGTGCCCAACGTGCCAGTGGATGACAGGGATGAAGGTTTCCCTGCACAAGTTAGAAGAGCCCTTGTTCAATATTGTCAGGACAATAGACTATAA
- the LOC139125116 gene encoding uncharacterized protein, with protein sequence MAAEHSTTSRGNNWSDDEISLLISVWADESIQRMLNGTCRDSLVYKKIAEKALQRGLNRTADQCHRKLKALKLKYKEVVDSNRRSGRGRISMPFFEELSQILGNRPSVNPGRNTVMESLSIGHHSDEDSNGSDDSSQISPDQATAQDKSDGTSTIATDVNDSRVTTPIGMPLKKRPRRVLTDVEENISPDRGEEPEDAETCERPSPQDDPDDTASAVVKRRTMRIKKKEERENKMQRGLNSVMEKYFTFEQQREKKREQRQAELMQKQLELEERRQTLEERRLRMEEQQQRQDSMLYEAFFGFLGQMKRPEVTQPHHFQRPHNFPTYQRPPVVPTFSNTPQASHQGQPSSSASVAAEQDTPSTCHREPGQLLPTNLFTNSMHISNGFDNY encoded by the exons atggctgccgaacacagtactacatctcgtGGTAATAACTGGTCCGACGACGAGATAAGCTTGCTAATTTCAGTCTGGGCTGACGAAAGTATCCAAAGAATGCTAAACGGGACGTGTCGGGACAGCCTCGTTTATAAAAAGATAGCAGAAAAGGCTCTGCAGAGAGGCCTGAACCGGACAGCAGACCAGTGCCACCGCAAGCTGAAGGCACTGAAGCTGAAATACAAGGAAGTTGTAGACAGCAACAGACGGAGCGGCAGAGGCAGAATTTCGATGCCTTTCTTTGAAGAACTGTCGCAGATCCTTGGCAATCGGCCGTCTGTCAACCCAGGAAGAAACACTGTCATGGAGAGCCTTTCAATTGGACACCATTCAGACGAAGACAGTAATG GAAGTGACGACAGTAGCCAAATTTCACCAGATCAAGCAACAGCCCAAGACAAAAGTGATGGCACCAGTACAATTGCAACGGATGTGAATGACAGCAGAG TAACAACACCGATTGGAATGCCCTTGAAGAAACGGCCCCGAAGAGTTCTCACTGATGTAGAGGAAAACATCTCCCCAGACAGAGGAGAAGAACCTGAAG ATGCTGAGACCTGTGAAAGACCATCTCCCCAGGATGATCCTGATGATACTGCGAGTGCTGTTGTCAAAAGAAGAA CAatgagaattaaaaaaaaagaagaacgTGAGAACAAAATGCAGAGAGGGCTAAACTCGGTGatggaaaaatatttcacattcgAACAGCAGAGGGAAAAGAAGCGAGAACAGAGGCAAGCAGAACTAATGCAGAAACAGTTAGAACTGGAAGAGAGACGTCAAACTTTGGAGGAAAGAAGACTTAGAATGGAAGAACAACAGCAGCGGCAGGACAGCATGCTGTACGAGGCCTTCTTTGGATTCCTGGGTCAAATGAAAAGACCAGAAGTTACACAGCCGCACCATTTTCAACGACCTCACAATTTCCCAACCTATCAGCGGCCACCAGTTGTCCCAACTTTCTCCAACACACCACAGGCAAGTCATCAGGGACAGCCTTCCTCTTCTGCATCTGTAGCTGCAGAACAAGATACCCCCAGTACATGTCACAGAGAACCTGGTCAATTGCTGCCTAccaatttatttacaaattcaaTGCATATCAGCAATGGTTTTGATAATTATTAA